One stretch of Desulfocurvus vexinensis DSM 17965 DNA includes these proteins:
- the glgP gene encoding alpha-glucan family phosphorylase encodes MKPIQTYSVVPKLPRNLKPLWDLAFNFWFSWNDKVEALFSRIDARRWRESDGNPVAFINAMSQQELTDLSNDQLFLDRLGETHADLMSYLGKTASAIDFKAREAGQPVVAYFSFEFGIAPSLPIYSGGLGILAGDHLKSASDLNLPLVGIGLCYQQGYFRQYLTPDAWQNERYPVYDFEQMPLTLVADEQGHPVQFALDYQGQGVTVQLWKAAVGRVALYLMDTNIAENPPEYRQLTTRLYGGDLEMRLKQEILLGIGGVKALAALGLTPSVIHMNEGHSAFAGLERIRVFMKHKGLPLEAAMELTASSCVFTTHTPVPAGNDRFPPDLMQRFFEPYARDMGLAFKVFLALGREDPRDDAEPFCMTVLALRLSRFNNGVSKLHGEVSRKMWERVWPQFPLEDVPIGAVTNGVHQPTWVADEMALLYDRFLGGNWREDPDCERVWRNAETIPDAELWRTHERLRERLVGFVRQRLRDELIARGARHKDIEAADDVLDPQALTIGFARRFATYKRANLLLRDKDRLLRLINDAGRPVQFIFAGKAHPRDNEGKRLIQELVQLCRSPECRNKMVFLPDYDMESAAYMVQGCDVWLNTPRVPLEACGTSGMKAMANGVLHVSTLDGWWAEAYRRDNSLGWAIGQGEIYDDPEHQDFVESQTLHTLLETDIVPEFYERGHGGLPRNWIRRMKRALFALGPVFNAHRMVEDYARMAYIPASENFRTLSAEGFAKARELAEWRMEMMTRWGGTAVRAVQAREAAGRLFVGEAVDVVCEVDLNGIAPEHVSVEIYAGPLDQDGSFTARKAKVMEPAGNTSDGWLRYAGMLKPGEPGRFGFTIRMLPRHPNLLDPRSLGLIRWA; translated from the coding sequence ATGAAGCCCATCCAGACCTACAGCGTCGTGCCCAAGCTGCCCAGGAACCTCAAACCCCTGTGGGACCTGGCCTTCAACTTCTGGTTCTCGTGGAACGACAAGGTCGAGGCGCTGTTTTCGCGTATCGACGCCCGGCGCTGGCGCGAGAGCGACGGCAACCCCGTGGCCTTCATCAACGCCATGTCGCAGCAGGAACTGACGGACCTGTCCAACGACCAGCTCTTCCTGGACCGCCTGGGCGAGACCCACGCGGACCTCATGAGCTACCTGGGCAAGACGGCCTCGGCCATCGACTTCAAGGCCCGCGAGGCCGGGCAGCCCGTGGTGGCCTATTTCTCCTTCGAGTTCGGCATCGCGCCCTCGCTGCCCATCTATTCCGGCGGCCTGGGCATCCTGGCGGGCGACCACCTCAAGTCCGCCAGCGACCTGAACCTGCCCCTGGTGGGCATCGGGCTGTGCTACCAGCAGGGCTATTTCCGCCAGTATCTGACGCCCGACGCCTGGCAGAACGAGCGCTACCCGGTCTACGATTTCGAGCAGATGCCCCTGACGCTGGTGGCCGACGAGCAGGGCCACCCGGTGCAGTTCGCGCTGGACTACCAGGGCCAGGGCGTGACGGTGCAGCTGTGGAAGGCCGCCGTGGGCCGCGTGGCGCTGTATCTCATGGACACCAACATCGCCGAGAACCCGCCCGAGTACCGCCAGCTGACCACCCGCCTGTACGGCGGCGACCTGGAAATGCGCCTCAAGCAGGAAATCCTGCTGGGCATCGGCGGGGTGAAGGCCCTGGCGGCGCTGGGGCTCACGCCCTCGGTGATCCATATGAACGAGGGCCATTCGGCCTTTGCGGGGCTGGAGCGCATCCGCGTGTTCATGAAGCACAAGGGCCTGCCCCTGGAGGCGGCCATGGAGCTGACGGCGTCGAGCTGCGTGTTCACCACGCACACGCCGGTCCCGGCGGGCAACGACCGCTTCCCGCCGGACCTGATGCAGCGCTTCTTCGAGCCCTACGCCCGCGACATGGGCCTGGCGTTCAAGGTCTTTTTGGCCCTGGGCCGCGAGGACCCGCGCGACGACGCCGAGCCCTTCTGCATGACCGTGCTGGCCCTGCGCCTGTCGCGCTTCAACAACGGCGTGAGCAAGCTGCACGGCGAGGTCTCGCGCAAGATGTGGGAGCGCGTCTGGCCGCAGTTCCCGTTGGAGGATGTGCCCATCGGCGCGGTGACCAACGGCGTGCACCAGCCCACCTGGGTGGCCGACGAAATGGCCCTGCTGTACGACCGCTTCCTGGGCGGCAACTGGCGCGAGGACCCGGACTGCGAGCGCGTGTGGCGCAACGCGGAGACCATCCCCGACGCCGAGTTGTGGCGGACCCACGAGCGGCTGCGCGAGCGTCTGGTGGGCTTCGTGCGCCAGCGCCTGCGCGACGAGCTTATCGCCCGGGGCGCGCGCCACAAGGACATCGAGGCCGCCGACGACGTGCTCGACCCCCAGGCCCTGACCATCGGCTTTGCCCGGCGCTTTGCGACCTACAAGCGCGCCAACCTGCTGCTGCGCGACAAGGACCGCCTGCTGCGGCTCATCAACGACGCGGGGCGGCCCGTGCAGTTCATTTTCGCGGGCAAGGCCCACCCGCGCGACAACGAGGGCAAGCGGCTGATCCAGGAGCTGGTGCAGCTGTGCCGCAGCCCCGAGTGCCGCAACAAGATGGTCTTTCTGCCCGACTACGACATGGAGAGCGCGGCCTATATGGTCCAGGGCTGCGACGTGTGGCTGAACACGCCGCGCGTGCCCCTGGAGGCCTGCGGCACCAGCGGCATGAAGGCCATGGCCAACGGCGTGCTGCACGTCAGCACCCTGGACGGCTGGTGGGCCGAGGCCTACCGCCGCGACAACAGCCTGGGCTGGGCCATCGGCCAGGGCGAAATCTACGACGACCCCGAGCACCAGGACTTCGTGGAAAGCCAGACCCTGCACACCCTGCTGGAGACGGATATCGTGCCCGAGTTCTACGAGCGCGGGCACGGGGGCCTGCCGCGCAACTGGATTCGGCGCATGAAGCGCGCGCTGTTCGCCCTGGGCCCGGTGTTCAACGCCCACCGCATGGTGGAGGACTACGCGCGCATGGCCTACATCCCGGCCTCGGAGAACTTCCGCACCCTGTCCGCCGAGGGTTTTGCCAAGGCCCGCGAGCTGGCCGAGTGGCGCATGGAGATGATGACCCGCTGGGGCGGCACGGCGGTGCGCGCCGTGCAGGCCCGCGAGGCCGCCGGGCGGCTGTTCGTCGGCGAGGCGGTGGACGTGGTCTGCGAGGTGGACCTCAACGGCATCGCCCCGGAGCATGTGAGCGTGGAAATCTACGCGGGCCCGCTGGACCAGGACGGCTCCTTCACCGCCCGCAAGGCCAAGGTCATGGAACCGGCAGGCAACACCTCCGACGGCTGGCTGCGCTACGCGGGCATGCTCAAGCCCGGCGAACCGGGCCGCTTCGGCTTCACCATCCGCATGCTCCCCCGCCACCCCAACCTCCTCGACCCGAGGTCGCTGGGGTTGATTCGCTGGGCGTGA
- a CDS encoding CatA-like O-acetyltransferase — translation MPKNFSFENIDIEKWERARHFSFFQERRDPRISITAKVSVAELLKFRLEKGEVRPSLSTCIYYSIMRAVNAIPEFKMRIIDLRPVVFSRVDAAFTHSIPGKSLHCNCIAKYSDEFSSFNENVEKAKSSCIYDYTLTPCGGDSQGLIYISGVRMVDFYSVGNPWGDPWHDTVPRVIFGKISKDNHTMSVAVEALHSFIDGVHLGKFYDAMSEILISPHRYFL, via the coding sequence ATGCCAAAGAATTTCAGTTTTGAAAATATTGATATCGAAAAATGGGAGAGAGCTAGGCATTTTTCATTTTTTCAAGAAAGAAGAGATCCTCGGATTTCCATCACTGCGAAAGTGTCCGTCGCAGAACTTTTGAAGTTTCGACTCGAGAAAGGTGAGGTGAGACCTTCTTTGTCAACGTGCATTTATTATTCTATAATGCGCGCTGTGAATGCCATTCCAGAGTTTAAAATGCGAATTATAGATTTACGCCCTGTTGTTTTTAGTCGTGTTGACGCCGCATTTACTCACTCTATTCCTGGAAAATCTCTTCACTGCAACTGTATTGCAAAGTATTCTGATGAATTTTCATCATTCAACGAAAATGTTGAAAAGGCAAAATCTAGTTGCATATATGACTATACATTGACCCCGTGCGGGGGCGATTCTCAGGGTTTGATTTATATTAGTGGCGTGAGGATGGTTGATTTTTATTCTGTTGGTAATCCGTGGGGAGACCCCTGGCATGATACTGTTCCCAGGGTGATATTCGGAAAAATTTCTAAAGACAATCATACAATGTCTGTTGCTGTCGAAGCTCTTCATAGTTTTATCGACGGTGTTCATCTGGGGAAGTTTTATGATGCGATGAGTGAAATTTTAATCTCACCACATCGATATTTTTTATAG
- a CDS encoding deoxyguanosinetriphosphate triphosphohydrolase family protein translates to MEKGLFQAEAMVPGARKWEDAISRAHKLYSKKDEIRTEFERDYTRILHSLAYRRLKHKTQVFFATTNDHVCTRIEHVNHVSSISRTIATFLGLNHELTDAISLGHDLGHAPFGHKGEEVLKRIVSAGLPGRTFWHEKNSLRFVDSIEILEGPEGKYVNLDLTYAVRDGIVCHCGEVDDHKIIPREDKINLYDIEKASQVQPYTWEGCVVKVSDKIAYLGRDIEDALNLNILKASDVDQVDKMLSRGGFEGSLRANNTVLIHCFIVDLCKESSIRGGICFSQNAAQLMKDVKDFCYEKIYRHKNIERYKLFVERIINGLFEVLMEMVDAVAHDQKNLCDELRGFYPSLFKDFEFYLSVYSVGIPGVEEKYAEIEKVYNLKNVEDRIIACIDFISGMTDQYAIKKFKETITF, encoded by the coding sequence ATGGAAAAAGGGCTTTTTCAAGCTGAGGCAATGGTCCCAGGGGCTCGGAAATGGGAAGATGCAATTAGCAGGGCACACAAACTTTATAGCAAAAAAGATGAGATCAGGACTGAATTTGAACGCGATTATACCCGCATCTTGCACAGTTTGGCATATAGGAGGTTGAAACACAAAACCCAAGTCTTTTTTGCAACGACTAATGATCATGTCTGTACAAGAATAGAGCACGTCAATCACGTCAGTTCTATAAGCAGAACTATCGCGACATTCCTTGGACTCAATCATGAGCTAACAGATGCAATATCATTGGGGCATGATTTAGGTCATGCACCTTTTGGACACAAAGGTGAAGAGGTTCTCAAGAGGATAGTCTCTGCAGGACTTCCTGGCAGAACTTTTTGGCACGAAAAAAATAGTCTTAGATTTGTCGATAGTATAGAGATTCTAGAGGGGCCAGAAGGCAAATATGTGAATCTTGATCTGACATATGCTGTGCGAGATGGGATTGTGTGTCACTGTGGTGAAGTTGACGACCACAAAATTATTCCGCGTGAGGATAAAATAAATTTATATGATATTGAAAAGGCTAGTCAAGTTCAGCCTTATACATGGGAAGGATGTGTTGTAAAGGTTTCTGATAAAATTGCTTACCTTGGGAGGGACATTGAGGACGCCCTCAATCTGAACATTTTAAAAGCATCAGACGTTGATCAGGTAGATAAAATGCTCAGTAGGGGTGGCTTTGAAGGCAGCCTCCGAGCGAATAATACGGTTCTAATCCATTGCTTCATTGTTGATTTGTGTAAGGAAAGTTCTATCCGTGGCGGTATATGTTTTTCTCAAAATGCAGCTCAATTGATGAAAGATGTTAAAGATTTTTGTTACGAGAAGATATATAGACATAAAAATATTGAAAGATACAAGCTTTTTGTCGAGCGGATTATCAATGGACTCTTTGAGGTGTTAATGGAAATGGTTGATGCAGTAGCTCATGACCAAAAAAATCTGTGTGATGAGTTGCGTGGTTTTTATCCGTCACTGTTTAAAGATTTTGAATTCTATTTGTCCGTCTATTCTGTCGGAATTCCTGGCGTCGAAGAAAAGTATGCTGAGATCGAAAAGGTTTATAATTTGAAAAATGTAGAAGACAGGATTATTGCGTGTATTGATTTTATTTCAGGAATGACAGATCAGTATGCAATTAAAAAATTCAAAGAAACAATTACGTTTTGA